CTCAATGCTACGTTACTTAGGGACTTCGAAGGAACAAGCTATATGGCTTCATCTGGTATAGTCGTGGCATGGTTGAACCACCGAATGCTAAAGAGTTTCTTGAGACGATCCTCTCCAACGAGCAGGCACGACCCCCCGGGTCCGAACAGGCAGCGATAGACAATCAGACGATGTCTGCACTCCTGAACCTGTTGGGGAAGAAACACACCATCGTGATCCTTCACCAGTTTGCAACCGGGGCAGGGCCACTGCGATTCAGTGAGTTGGAGGAAGTAGTCGATATCGCGCCAAACACCCTCTCGAATCGGCTCGAGGAACTGACAGAGGTCGGATTACTGACGCGGAAAGCGTACAATGAGATACCTCCCCGCGTCGAATACAATGCCACGGAGAAGGCACAGGATCTCGCCCCGGTCTTCTGGTATCTCGGTGTGTGGACCGAACGGCACGACCTCGAACCGGTTTCCGCCGCTGACAGGAGGAGGTAAGAAACGACGCGATCCGGAACCTATCAACTACTCAGCGTTTCCATATCGTTGATCGTCACGATGCCAGCGTCGAGTAACCGCGTATTCGGTGGTTCGAGACGTTGTTCCGGTGTGAGACCACTTGAGTCGGTAGATGAATCTGACGAGTTAGCCACTTGTGTTCGCCTCCGCTCTCTGGAGGCGCCGATAAACAGCGGCCAGGTTACTTCCTGTGCGGTTTGATTTCAGTGACGGCTACTATAGATAGCGTCGAAGCTTCACCTGTTTTCACTCGATTCTAACAACCGGCTCTTCCTCAAACTCTACAATAATCGTGTGATCTGCGTATGGGAATTCTACTCGGCCAACTCGGGTAGTCCCACCAACGGTTGTAGAAAAGATCGACTCCAGTGCGTCAGGTTCGACGGCGTCATAGAGTGGAGGAAGCTCTAACGGGTCCCTATCCTCAAGAGCTGCTACTTCGTCTATGATCTGTTCGTGTATCTCATTGCTCTCGTTCGTAAGAGACTGAGTCATTGATATTCTATGACACACACTCTTGGTAATACTTTTCGATCATATTGTTACCAGTGGTAATTGGCCTTGGAGTAAATCCACTTTGGGTGGTATTGGAACGTGATCTGTTGGAAGTGATGCGCTATCTCGATTTGTTCAGTTGTTGCTATTTCCCCGATGGACGATAGTCTCATAATCTGCTGACGGTTCTATCGATCGTTCAGTCACAGATGGACTTCAGGGATGTGACCTCGTGAAGTACACGAACTACTACGAGGTCTCCGTCAGCTAATCGACGTACTGCGATTCCCACGCTCGTCTCTCCTCAATTGCTTGCTCTCCGGATTCCGTGATTGCGTAGTAATTCGTCCTTCGGTCTAGCTGCCCCTTTTCGACTAACTCTTTGTTGACTATCGTATCGAGGTTGGGATACAGCCGTCCATGGTTGATGTCGGCGCTGTAGTACTGCTCCACCTCTTCTTTGACATCTTGGCCGGACGGTTGATCGGCACCGGCAATGACGTATAGGAGGTCTCGTTGGAACCCTGTGAGGTCGTCCATCTCAAGGGACAGTCCAACAGATGATATGATTGTTATATCCGGCATATGAATTAGTAGGGGGAACTGGTTGCCGCTCTCAGTATGTGTTTGGTAGGCTTACCTGTACATCACACTCCCATCACTTCACTGCGTATTCATCGGCTGCGATATCACAATGTGGGCATTACCTTCAAAACTCATCCTTTAAAGGGAATTCGGCTCTGGTTATGTCGATCGATTCTGCCTGTCTTCAGAGGGCACTATTTCGCAGTCCTCGCCGCAAGAGCCAAGCAGTGCTTCTAACAGTTCTCGTCGTTCGGTTTGGTCGTGTACTGTTGTTCGATTATAGCGTCTCGTGGTTGCTTCGCCGCGACGCAGTTGGGGTCTTGATGTGTCTCGTGGGTCATTATGCACGCTCTCGTCGACTCCTGGCGTAGGAAAACGAAACGGGTACGCTGATGTCTCCCGCCGAAGCCCTGCACCTGACTTAATCAACATCTTCTGGGTCTGCGTTGGTTAATATGATGTCCAGCTGAGTGTCCTACTGGGGGTTTGGTCCGTAGCGAGGCGACTGACACACCTGGCACTCCCATCTCGGCTGACCAGACCACGTCTCATCTGGGAGAGACTCGAACCTCTGGAACTGATGCTCAGTCTTTCGACCACACGTGCGACAGTCAAGCCGCGTTTTCGAGAGAACACTGGGGTGGCGATGCTCGGAGTGCTCGTCGTCGGCGCGCTGAAGTGCAATCGCTGGCACCAACCAGACGTCGTTGTCGGCGCTCTCAAGCAGGCTTGAAAGCCGAGATTCGACACGAACACTGTCTCCTCCCTCGTCGTACAGAAACGTTGTGTGTACCCTCCCATTTGGCGACGGGGTTGTCGCTTTCCAGACTGTCTGTTCACAATGGTCGCGGGTCACTCCCTCGACGGTGATCGTTTGACTCATTCCAGTGAGAGATACGGACGATTCCTCTTTGTTGTTTGCTGCTTCGATACTGCTATTCGAACGGCCGTGAAACGACGCATTCCAAAGTGTCTTCAGGGAAATAGTATTGTATATTGCGTCCTTTTCGGCCAGTATGCGGGACTTGGACGAAACCGACATGGAAATTCTCTCGCTGTTAGCCGAGAACGCCCGCCGCCCGTTCAGCGCGGTCGGCGAGGAAATTGGCCTCTCAGGGCCAGCGGTTTCAGATCGCGTCACACGACTCCAAGAGACCGGAGTCATCAACCAGTTCACTATCGATCTCGACCGTAGCCAACTCAGAGATGGTGTGCCGGTACTTGTCCAGCTTGATATCCCATCTGAGTCATTCGACGCGGTTCGTGGGCGGGTCAGGAATGATGACGCCGTCGAACACATGTTCATTACGTCTGAGGGAGATCTCTGGTTC
This is a stretch of genomic DNA from Natronosalvus rutilus. It encodes these proteins:
- a CDS encoding winged helix-turn-helix transcriptional regulator: MVEPPNAKEFLETILSNEQARPPGSEQAAIDNQTMSALLNLLGKKHTIVILHQFATGAGPLRFSELEEVVDIAPNTLSNRLEELTEVGLLTRKAYNEIPPRVEYNATEKAQDLAPVFWYLGVWTERHDLEPVSAADRRR
- a CDS encoding HalOD1 output domain-containing protein, with the translated sequence MTQSLTNESNEIHEQIIDEVAALEDRDPLELPPLYDAVEPDALESIFSTTVGGTTRVGRVEFPYADHTIIVEFEEEPVVRIE
- a CDS encoding PadR family transcriptional regulator — its product is MDDLTGFQRDLLYVIAGADQPSGQDVKEEVEQYYSADINHGRLYPNLDTIVNKELVEKGQLDRRTNYYAITESGEQAIEERRAWESQYVD
- a CDS encoding maltose acetyltransferase domain-containing protein, which translates into the protein MLIKSGAGLRRETSAYPFRFPTPGVDESVHNDPRDTSRPQLRRGEATTRRYNRTTVHDQTERRELLEALLGSCGEDCEIVPSEDRQNRST
- a CDS encoding AsnC family transcriptional regulator, whose protein sequence is MRDLDETDMEILSLLAENARRPFSAVGEEIGLSGPAVSDRVTRLQETGVINQFTIDLDRSQLRDGVPVLVQLDIPSESFDAVRGRVRNDDAVEHMFITSEGDLWFYGRAEAQNVRVWVNGLLDGADSVDYTVTLVDEVEWTPSIDGVEFAITCAECSNTVDSEGETSRIGGEIYHFCCPSCQGRFEERHQRLEEGV